The Diorhabda sublineata isolate icDioSubl1.1 chromosome 6, icDioSubl1.1, whole genome shotgun sequence genome includes a window with the following:
- the LOC130446143 gene encoding innexin inx7 isoform X2 produces MSLLKTFGDLKGTIKIKPQRYIIDNWVFKLHYKATVIFFLVGSILVTSRQYIGEHIRCISDKGVPDHVMNTFCFFTTTFTVIKAMDANLLDTGNLAHPGVGPYGIDSNEPVIHHAYYQWVPFVLFFQGLMFYLTHLLWKKLEGGRLRYLVDSLRYSAFSLQEKEIKVGSNNIPSKSTREQKINQVRQLFIDGMYINKYWAVKLMICEILNLLHVVLQFYITDKFLGGRFNNLGSTVWAQGLDSSVDVLDEVFPKITKCTFHKYGPSGSIQYHDAMCVMALNIINDKIYTGLWFWFIFLFVCSILGLIWRVITIIFHSRSTGFNRLVFSNSCPGKQNPWNALNVSYYYSYTDWLFLVYLAKNIDSLVFKEILLGIAEDLEQKKSMKQPLLQAEELDKYT; encoded by the exons ATGAGTTTGCTAAAAACGTTCGGAGACCTGAAAGGTACCATCAAGATCAAACCCCAGCGATATATAATCGACAATTGGGTATTCAAATTGCATTACAAAGCAACCGTGATCTTTTTTTTGGTCGGGTCCATTTTAGTAACGTCAAGGCAATATATTGGAGAACACATCAGAtgcatatctgacaaaggtgtCCCCGATCACGTGatgaatacattttgttttttcactaCTACCTTCACTGTG ATAAAAGCCATGGATGCTAATTTATTGGATACAGGTAATTTGGCGCATCCAGGTGTTGGACCGTACGGGATCGATTCTAACGAACCAGTTATTCATCACGCTTATTATCAATGGGTACCATTCGTGTTATTTTTTCAAGGACTGATGTTTTATTTAACCCATTTGCTATGGAAAAAGTTGGAAG gTGGGAGATTGAGATATTTAGTTGACAGTTTGAGGTATTCGGCGTTTTCTttacaagaaaaagaaataaaagtcGGTAGTAATAACATTCCGTCGAAATCAACGAG ggaacaaaaaataaaccagGTACGACAATTATTTATCGATGGTATGTATATCAACAAATATTGGGCAGTAAAATTGATGATATGCGAAATTCTCAATTTACTCCACGtcgttttacaattttacataaCGGACAAATTTTTGGGCGGCAGATTTAATAATTTGGGATCAACTGTATGGGCGCAAGGTTTGGATTCCAGCGTAGACGTACTCGACGAAGTATTTCCCAAG ATAACAAAATGCACTTTCCACAAGTACGGTCCTTCTGGCTCCATCCAATACCACGATGCCATGTGCGTTATGGCGCTCAACATTATAAACGATAAAATTTATACCGGCCTTTGGTTCTGgttcatttttcttttcgtttgtTCGATTTTAGGGCTCATTTGGAGGGTGATAACAATCATTTTCCATTCTAGAAGCACGGGGTTCAATagattagttttttctaattccTGTCCTGGTAAACAGAATCCTTGGAACGCGTTGAACGtttcttattattatagttACACCGATTGGTTGTTTCTTGTTTATTTAGCCAAAAATATCGATTCGTTGGTGTTTAAAGAGATACTATTGGGTATAGCCGAGGATTTAGAgcaaaaaaaatcgatgaaacAACCTTTATTACAAGCCGAAGAGTTAGATAAATATACTTGA
- the LOC130446143 gene encoding innexin inx7 isoform X1 — MSLLKTFGDLKGTIKIKPQRYIIDNWVFKLHYKATVIFFLVGSILVTSRQYIGEHIRCISDKGVPDHVMNTFCFFTTTFTVPYVNISKDRLEQMFEIKAMDANLLDTGNLAHPGVGPYGIDSNEPVIHHAYYQWVPFVLFFQGLMFYLTHLLWKKLEGGRLRYLVDSLRYSAFSLQEKEIKVGSNNIPSKSTREQKINQVRQLFIDGMYINKYWAVKLMICEILNLLHVVLQFYITDKFLGGRFNNLGSTVWAQGLDSSVDVLDEVFPKITKCTFHKYGPSGSIQYHDAMCVMALNIINDKIYTGLWFWFIFLFVCSILGLIWRVITIIFHSRSTGFNRLVFSNSCPGKQNPWNALNVSYYYSYTDWLFLVYLAKNIDSLVFKEILLGIAEDLEQKKSMKQPLLQAEELDKYT, encoded by the exons ATGAGTTTGCTAAAAACGTTCGGAGACCTGAAAGGTACCATCAAGATCAAACCCCAGCGATATATAATCGACAATTGGGTATTCAAATTGCATTACAAAGCAACCGTGATCTTTTTTTTGGTCGGGTCCATTTTAGTAACGTCAAGGCAATATATTGGAGAACACATCAGAtgcatatctgacaaaggtgtCCCCGATCACGTGatgaatacattttgttttttcactaCTACCTTCACTGTG CCTTACGTGAATATATCCAAAGATCGTTTAGAACAAATgtttgag ATAAAAGCCATGGATGCTAATTTATTGGATACAGGTAATTTGGCGCATCCAGGTGTTGGACCGTACGGGATCGATTCTAACGAACCAGTTATTCATCACGCTTATTATCAATGGGTACCATTCGTGTTATTTTTTCAAGGACTGATGTTTTATTTAACCCATTTGCTATGGAAAAAGTTGGAAG gTGGGAGATTGAGATATTTAGTTGACAGTTTGAGGTATTCGGCGTTTTCTttacaagaaaaagaaataaaagtcGGTAGTAATAACATTCCGTCGAAATCAACGAG ggaacaaaaaataaaccagGTACGACAATTATTTATCGATGGTATGTATATCAACAAATATTGGGCAGTAAAATTGATGATATGCGAAATTCTCAATTTACTCCACGtcgttttacaattttacataaCGGACAAATTTTTGGGCGGCAGATTTAATAATTTGGGATCAACTGTATGGGCGCAAGGTTTGGATTCCAGCGTAGACGTACTCGACGAAGTATTTCCCAAG ATAACAAAATGCACTTTCCACAAGTACGGTCCTTCTGGCTCCATCCAATACCACGATGCCATGTGCGTTATGGCGCTCAACATTATAAACGATAAAATTTATACCGGCCTTTGGTTCTGgttcatttttcttttcgtttgtTCGATTTTAGGGCTCATTTGGAGGGTGATAACAATCATTTTCCATTCTAGAAGCACGGGGTTCAATagattagttttttctaattccTGTCCTGGTAAACAGAATCCTTGGAACGCGTTGAACGtttcttattattatagttACACCGATTGGTTGTTTCTTGTTTATTTAGCCAAAAATATCGATTCGTTGGTGTTTAAAGAGATACTATTGGGTATAGCCGAGGATTTAGAgcaaaaaaaatcgatgaaacAACCTTTATTACAAGCCGAAGAGTTAGATAAATATACTTGA